A single region of the Gasterosteus aculeatus chromosome 1, fGasAcu3.hap1.1, whole genome shotgun sequence genome encodes:
- the ap2m1b gene encoding AP-2 complex subunit mu-B isoform X1, whose translation MIGGLFIYNHKGEVLISRVYRDDIGRNAVDAFRVNVIHARQQVRSPVTNIARTSFLHVKRSNIWLAAATKQNVNATMVFEFLYKMCDVMAAYFGKISEENVKNNFVLIYELLDEILDFGYPQNSETGALKTFITQQGIKSQASYLISKNQPNVVYCGTHGFLFVFLWSCFVLQHHTKEEQSQITSQVTGQIGWRREGIKYRRNELFLDVLESVNLLMSPQGQVLSAHVSGRVVMKSYLSGMPECKFGMNDKIVIDKQGKGGGSEDVAKSGKQSIAIDDCTFHQCVRLSKFDTERSISFIPPDGDYELMRYRTTKDIILPFRVIPLVREVGRTRLEVKVVIKSNFKSSLLAQKIEVRIPTPLTTSGVQLICMKGKAKYKASENAIVWKVKRMAGMKESQISAEIELLPTNDKKKWARPPISMNFEVPFAPSGLKVRYLKVFEPKLNYSDHDVIKWVRYIGRSGIYETRC comes from the exons ATGATTGGAGGACTCTTCATTTACAACCACAAGGGCGAGGTGCTGATCTCCAGGGTTTATCGCGATGACATTGG GAGGAACGCAGTGGACGCCTTCCGGGTCAACGTGATTCACGCCCGGCAGCAGGTGCGCTCCCCCGTCACCAACATCGCCCGCACCAGCTTCCTGCACGTGAAGCGCTCCAACATCTGGCTGGCCGCCGCCACCAAGCAGAACGTCAACGCCACCATGGTGTTCGAGTTCCTCTACAAGATGTGTGACGTCATGGCCGCCTACTTCGGCAAGATCAGCGAGGAGAACGTGAAGAACAACTTCGTCCTGATCTACGAGCTGCTGGacg aGATTCTGGACTTTGGGTACCCTCAGAACTCAGAGACCGGAGCTCTGAAAACCTTCATCACTCAGCAAGGAATCAAGAGTCAGGCAAGTTATTTAATATCTAAAAACCAACCTAATGTGGTTTATTGTGGAACTCAcggtttcctgtttgtttttctttggtcctgctttgtcctgcagcaccac ACCAAAGAGGAGCAGTCTCAGATCACCAGTCAAGTCACCGGTCAGATCGGCTGGAGACGAGAAGGAATCAAATACAGACGCAACGAGCTCTTCCTGGACGTGTTGGAAAGCGTCAACCTGCTCATGTCTCCCCAAG GTCAGGTGCTCAGCGCCCACGTCTCCGGCCGCGTGGTGATGAAGAGTTACCTCAGCGGGATGCCCGAGTGCAAATTTGGCATGAACGACAAGATTGTCATCGACAAGCAGGGGAAAGGAGGAGGTTCAGAGGACGTGGccaagag TGGTAAACAGTCCATAGCCATTGATGACTGCACCTTCCATCAGTGTGTTCGTCTCAGCAAGTTTGACACTGAACGCAGCATCAGCTTCATCCCTCCTGATGGAGACTACGAACtcatgag GTATCGAACCACCAAAGACATCATCCTGCCGTTCAGGGTTATCCCGCTGGTCCGAGAAGTAGGGCGGACCAGACTGGAGGTCAAAGTTGTCATTAAGTCCAACTTCAAGTCGTCTCTGCTTGCTCAGAAGATCGAG GTGAGgatccccacccccctcaccaCCAGCGGGGTTCAGCTCATTTGTATGAAGGGGAAAGCAAAATACAAAGCCAGCGAGAACGCCATCGTGTGGAA GGTGAAGAGGATGGCCGGCATGAAGGAGTCTCAAATCAGTGCTGAAATCGAGCTGCTTCCCACCAACGACAAGAAGAAGTGGGCCCGCCCCCCTATCTCCATGAACTTTGAG GTGCCCTTTGCCCCCTCTGGTCTGAAGGTGAGGTACCTGAAGGTGTTTGAGCCCAAACTGAACTACAGTGATCACGACGTCATTAAATGGGTTCGTTACATCGGACGAAGTGGAATCTATGAAACCCGCTGCTGA
- the rnpepl1 gene encoding aminopeptidase RNPEPL1 isoform X1 encodes MAELHQTPTSLCCCRKPLLASGPRCDGDSRPLAAPGPGTPRGPLVDVASASNFRSFRLRHLHLDLRLNFAVKEMSGWLVLDLVPAQKGVTSLVLDSHPSLLIHSIDCKDPGAGQEEPISLTYRVDPFTDYGSSLNISLPPAAVKPGRLIQITVRYTTTDGPAIWWLDSELTCGQSRPLVFTQGHSVCNRSFFPCFDTPAVKSTYTATVRVPEGVTVLMSASLSSYSTPDRVFQFSMEFPVPSYLVALVAGELQHVDVGPRSRVWAEPCLLSCAVKKLGGSVERWLGVAEELFGPYLWGRCDIVFLPPSFPIVAMENPCLTFIIASILESSEFLLIDVVHEIAHGWFGNAVTNATWEEMWLSEGLATYAQRRITTEAYGEAFTCLETAVRLDALHRQLRLLGDNNPVSKLQVKFEPGVNPSSLMNLFTYEKGFCFVSYLSELSGDVRRFDCFLRDYISEFKFQSVVAQDLIDYFLQYFPQLMDVSHREGLEFERWLNGSGPPLFEPDLSAAGALTQPVQDLCDLWRGCQSPDPQALVSFDLSAWSTFQIVLFLDRMLDQTPLPRDVMTRLSACYASVFDGLNAEVQIRWLQMVVRNSFHPELPRVRAFLHKHTSRMYTVPLYDDLVAGVMKCVAVEVFNQTQRRLHPNLRRTLQQILFQTSSASTNQNVPILSAVPPSASSSPFSQQVATAASAGTTAAIALRDVNVSA; translated from the exons ATGGCGGAGCTCCACCAGACGCCCACCTCGCTGTGCTGCTGCCGTAAGCCCCTTTTGGCCTCCGGGCCCCGGTGCGATGGGGACTCCCGGCCCTTGGCGGCTCCGGGACCCGGGACCCCACGGGGCCCCCTGGTGGATGTGGCCTCGGCCTCTAACTTCCGCTCCTTCCGGCTGCGACACCTCCACCTCGATCTGCGGCTCAACTTTGCCGTCAAGGAGATGAGCGGATGGCTGGTTCTGGACCTGGTCCCGGCCCAGAAGGGGGTCACCAGCCTGGTCCTGGactcccacccctccctcctcatccaCTCCATAGACTGCAAGGACCCCGGAGCCGGACAAGAGGAGCCGATCTCCCTCACCTACCGGGTGGACCCCTTCACGGACTACGGCTCCTCTCTGAACATCAgcctcccccccgccgctgtGAAGCCAGGCCGGCTGATCCAGATCACGGTCCGCTACACCACCACGGACGGCCCAGCG ATCTGGTGGCTGGACTCTGAGCTGACCTGTGGTCAGTCCCGTCCTCTGGTCTTCACTCAGGGCCACTCGGTGTGCAACCGCTCCTTCTTCCCCTGCTTCGACACGCCGGCTGTGAAGAGCACGTACACGGCCACCGTGAGG GTTCCAGAAGGAGTGACTGTTCTGATGAGTGCGTCTTTGAGCTCCTATTCTACGCCGGACCGGGTCTTCCAGTTCTCCATGGAGTTCCCTGTCCCCTCATACCTGGTGGCCCTGGTGGCCGGGGAGCTGCAGCACGTGGACGTTGGCCCGCG GAGCCGTGTGTGGGCGGAGCCTTGTCTGCTCTCGTGTGCGGTGAAGAAGCTGGGGGGCAGCGTGGAGCGCTGGCTGGGTGTAGCAGAGGAGCTGTTTGGACCCTACCTTTGGGGCAG GTGTGACATCGTGTTCctgcccccctccttccccatcgttgccatggagaacccCTGCCTCACCTTCATTATAGCCTCCATCTTGGAAAGCAGCGAGTTCCTGCTGATCGACGTTGTGCATGAGATTGCTCACGGCTGGTTCGGCAACGCCGTCACCAACGCCACGTGGGAGGAGATGTGGCTGAGTGAGGGCCTGGCCACCTACGCCCAAAGACGCATCACCACCGAGGCCTATG gtgAGGCGTTCACCTGTCTGGAGACTGCCGTACGATTGGACGCTCTACACAGACAGCTCCGTCTCCTTGGAGACAACAACCCTGTTAGTAAGCTGCAGGTCAAGTTTGagccag GAGTGAACCCCAGCTCTCTGATGAATCTCTTTACATATGAGAAAGgattctgttttgtttcttaTCTTTCTGAGCTGAGTGGAGACGTGAGACGCTTCGACTGCTTCCTCAGG GACTACATCTCAGAGTTTAAGTTTCAGAGCGTCGTGGCTCAGGACCTCATCGATTACTTCCTGCAGTACTTCCCTCAGCTGATGGACGTCTCCCACAGAGAAG gtctGGAGTTCGAGCGCTGGCTCAACGGGTCAGGACCCCCCCTGTTTGAGCCAGACTTGTCCGCGGCGGGGGCTCTGACCCAGCCCGTCCAGGACCTGTGTGACCTGTGGAGGGGCTGCCAGTCCCCCGACCCACAAGCCCTGGTGTCCTTTGACCTCTCAGCCTGGAGCACCTTTCAGATCGTCCTGTTCCTTGACCGCATGCTGGACCAGACGCCGCTGCCACGAG atGTGATGACCCGTCTGTCTGCATGTTACGCGTCTGTCTTTGATGGACTGAATGCTGAGGTTCAGATCCGCTGGCTTCAGATGGTTGTGAGGAACTCCTTCCACCCCGAGCTGCCTCGAGTCCGAGCCTTCCTCCACAAGCAC ACGTCCAGGATGTACACCGTGCCGCTGTATGACGACCTGGTTGCCGGGGTGATGAAGTGTGTTGCCGTGGAGGTTTTCAACCAGACTCAGCGGCGCCTACATCCGAACCTCAGACGCACGTTACAGCAGATCCTCTTCCAGACCAGCAGCGCCTCGACCAATCAGAACGTCCCCATTCTGTCCGCCGTGCCCccctccgcctcttcctcccccttctcgcAGCAAGTTGCCACGGCAGCCTCTGCTGGGACGACCGCCGCCATTGCTCTGCGAGACGTCAACGTCTCCGCTTGA
- the dvl3b gene encoding segment polarity protein dishevelled homolog DVL-3 isoform X2, with protein MSGLTMDGWIMMMMMMIAAGVSRVTAGGRNGVQIETCEARKHKYSVEETKVVKEEISDEDAILPFVNGRVICWLVSSETCPLDFRGSDLQSLATPTGPAPPPIERTGVIGDSRPPSFHAAAVSQDALQGSEFKPVALPPEREEQGHAHQRPAGENGAGPAAGGDRSSTQPSSQLETSSFCSSEEDSGGRFSQSTGQSSSSPKLIRTQRRRHKKPKTPQRMEKSVSFSSVTDSTMSLNVITVTLNMERYNFLGISIVGQSNERGDGGIYIGSIMKGGAVASDGRIEPGDMLLQVNNINFENMSNDDAVRVLREIVHKPGSVTLTVAKCWDPSPRGCFSLPRSEPVRPIDPAAWVSHTAAMTGRLPPHYGVHEENHLTIHSEMTAVVKAMANPESGLEVRDRMWLKITIPNAFIGSDVVDWLHRSLEGFTDRREARKYAGSLLKAGFIRHTVNKVTFSEQCYYIFRDLCGDLCEMTVLDHEEPSSRGGGSDCDPLGPAPGPQRPPAFPYQYPIPHPYSSPPPLHQLPVWGGGGGGSQPSEGSHSGGSNYCDTQKQRGRGGQSETSKQELSFLPGKQLVESPEDNARGPPTSCSGLHGNKDSNDFLPALSPRGQQSFCLAMGNPGDFFVDVM; from the exons atgagcggtttgacgatggatggatggataatgatgatgatgatgatgatagcagcaggtgtcagcagggtcacggcaggaggcaggaacggGGTCCAGatagaaacctgtgaggcgagaaagcacaaatactcagtggaagaaacaaa GGTGGTTAAAGAAGAGATCAGTGATGAAGATGCCATACTTCCCTTTGTGAACGGACGAGTCATCTGCTGG ctggtgtcttcagagacctgtCCGTTAGATTTTAGGGGGTCGGACCTTCAATCTCTAGCCACGCCCACTGGACCTGCCCCACCCCCCATAGAGAGGACAGGTGTGATAGGAGACTCCAGACCTCCGTCCTTCCA tgctgctgctgtgagtcAGGACGCGCTTCAGGGGTCAGAGTTCAAACCCGTCGCTTTACCCCCTGAGAGAGAAGAGCAAG GCCACGCCCACCAAAGACCAGCTGGTGAAAATGGGGCTGGGCCAGCGGCCGGAGGTGACAGGTCATCAACCCAACCAAGCAGCCAATTAGAGACCAGCAGCTTCTGCTCCTCTGAGGAAGACTCAGGAGGAAG GTTCAGCCAATCAACAGGTCAGAGCAGCTCGTCTCCAAAACTCATCAGAACACAACGACGACGCCACAAGAAACCCAAAACCCCACAGCGGATGGAGAag TCCGTGTCTTTCAGTAGTGTCACTGACTCCACCATGTCGCTCAACGTCATCACTGTAACTCTGAACATGG AGAGGTATAACTTCCTGGGTATCAGTATTGTAGGTCAGAGTAACGAGCGAGGAGACGGAGGTATTTATATCGGCTCCATCATGAAGGGCGGAGCCGTGGCATCAGATGGACGCATCGAGCCTGGAGACATGTTGCTGCAG GTGAACAACATCAACTTTGAGAACATGAGCAACGATGATGCTGTTAGAGTCCTGAGAGAGATCGTCCACAAGCCAGG TTCCGTGACGTTGACGGTGGCTAAGTGCTGGGATCCGAGTCCTCGTGGTTGCTTCAGTCTTCCGAGGA GCGAGCCGGTCCGGCCGATCGACCCGGCCGCATGGGTGTCGCACACAGCCGCTATGACTGGGAGGCTTCCCCCCCACTACG GCGTACACGAGGAGAACCACCTGACCATCCACAGCGAAATGACAGCGGTTGTCAAGGCAATGGCCAACCCGGAGTCGGGTCTGGAGGTTCGGGACCGGATGTGGCTGAAGATCACTATCCCCAACGCCTTCATCG GTTCTGATGTGGTGGACTGGCTTCACCGGAGCCTCGAAGGATTCACCGACCGCCGAGAAGCTCGTAAGTACGCTGGGAGCCTCCTGAAGGCCGGTTTTATCCGGCATACCGTCAACAAGGTGACCTTCTCCGAGCAGTGCTACTACATCTTCAGGGACCTGTGTGGAG ATTTGTGTGAGATGACTGTACTGGATCATGAAGAACCCTCCAGTCGAGGAGGAGGATCAGACTGTGACCCTCTGGGTCCAGCACCAGGCCCCCAGAGGCCCCCGGCCTTCCCCTACCAGTACCCTATCCCTCACCCCTACAGCTCGCCTCCCCCACTCCACCAGCTGCCGGtctggggtgggggtgggggaggaagtCAGCCCAGTGAAG gaagtcacagcGGCGGATCAAACTACTGTGACACTCAGAAGCAGCGAGGACGCGGGGGACAATCAGAGACGAGCAAACAGGAACTGAGCTTTTTGCCTGGCAAGCAGCTGGTGGAGTCCCCCGAAGACAACGCCCGGGGACCCCCGACCTCTTGCTCTGGTCTCCACGGTAACAAAGACTCCAACGACTTCCTGCCTGCTCTGTCGCCCCGAGGTCAGCAGTCCTTCTGCCTCGCCATGGGGAACCCCGGGGACTTCTTTGTGGACGTCATGTGA
- the dvl3b gene encoding segment polarity protein dishevelled homolog DVL-3 isoform X1: protein MAEETRVIYHLEDQETPYLIRINVPAQRVTLADFKHVLNKPNVKFFFKSVDDEIGVVKEEISDEDAILPFVNGRVICWLVSSETCPLDFRGSDLQSLATPTGPAPPPIERTGVIGDSRPPSFHAAAVSQDALQGSEFKPVALPPEREEQGHAHQRPAGENGAGPAAGGDRSSTQPSSQLETSSFCSSEEDSGGRFSQSTGQSSSSPKLIRTQRRRHKKPKTPQRMEKSVSFSSVTDSTMSLNVITVTLNMERYNFLGISIVGQSNERGDGGIYIGSIMKGGAVASDGRIEPGDMLLQVNNINFENMSNDDAVRVLREIVHKPGSVTLTVAKCWDPSPRGCFSLPRSEPVRPIDPAAWVSHTAAMTGRLPPHYGVHEENHLTIHSEMTAVVKAMANPESGLEVRDRMWLKITIPNAFIGSDVVDWLHRSLEGFTDRREARKYAGSLLKAGFIRHTVNKVTFSEQCYYIFRDLCGDLCEMTVLDHEEPSSRGGGSDCDPLGPAPGPQRPPAFPYQYPIPHPYSSPPPLHQLPVWGGGGGGSQPSEGSHSGGSNYCDTQKQRGRGGQSETSKQELSFLPGKQLVESPEDNARGPPTSCSGLHGNKDSNDFLPALSPRGQQSFCLAMGNPGDFFVDVM, encoded by the exons ATGGCGGAGGAGACGCGAGTCATCTACCACCTGGAGGACCAGGAGACCCCCTACCTGATCCGGATCAACGTACCCGCGCAACGCGTCACCCTGGCGGACTTCAAACACGTCCTCAACAAACCAAACGTCAAATTCTTCTTCAAGTCCGTCGACGACGAGATTGG GGTGGTTAAAGAAGAGATCAGTGATGAAGATGCCATACTTCCCTTTGTGAACGGACGAGTCATCTGCTGG ctggtgtcttcagagacctgtCCGTTAGATTTTAGGGGGTCGGACCTTCAATCTCTAGCCACGCCCACTGGACCTGCCCCACCCCCCATAGAGAGGACAGGTGTGATAGGAGACTCCAGACCTCCGTCCTTCCA tgctgctgctgtgagtcAGGACGCGCTTCAGGGGTCAGAGTTCAAACCCGTCGCTTTACCCCCTGAGAGAGAAGAGCAAG GCCACGCCCACCAAAGACCAGCTGGTGAAAATGGGGCTGGGCCAGCGGCCGGAGGTGACAGGTCATCAACCCAACCAAGCAGCCAATTAGAGACCAGCAGCTTCTGCTCCTCTGAGGAAGACTCAGGAGGAAG GTTCAGCCAATCAACAGGTCAGAGCAGCTCGTCTCCAAAACTCATCAGAACACAACGACGACGCCACAAGAAACCCAAAACCCCACAGCGGATGGAGAag TCCGTGTCTTTCAGTAGTGTCACTGACTCCACCATGTCGCTCAACGTCATCACTGTAACTCTGAACATGG AGAGGTATAACTTCCTGGGTATCAGTATTGTAGGTCAGAGTAACGAGCGAGGAGACGGAGGTATTTATATCGGCTCCATCATGAAGGGCGGAGCCGTGGCATCAGATGGACGCATCGAGCCTGGAGACATGTTGCTGCAG GTGAACAACATCAACTTTGAGAACATGAGCAACGATGATGCTGTTAGAGTCCTGAGAGAGATCGTCCACAAGCCAGG TTCCGTGACGTTGACGGTGGCTAAGTGCTGGGATCCGAGTCCTCGTGGTTGCTTCAGTCTTCCGAGGA GCGAGCCGGTCCGGCCGATCGACCCGGCCGCATGGGTGTCGCACACAGCCGCTATGACTGGGAGGCTTCCCCCCCACTACG GCGTACACGAGGAGAACCACCTGACCATCCACAGCGAAATGACAGCGGTTGTCAAGGCAATGGCCAACCCGGAGTCGGGTCTGGAGGTTCGGGACCGGATGTGGCTGAAGATCACTATCCCCAACGCCTTCATCG GTTCTGATGTGGTGGACTGGCTTCACCGGAGCCTCGAAGGATTCACCGACCGCCGAGAAGCTCGTAAGTACGCTGGGAGCCTCCTGAAGGCCGGTTTTATCCGGCATACCGTCAACAAGGTGACCTTCTCCGAGCAGTGCTACTACATCTTCAGGGACCTGTGTGGAG ATTTGTGTGAGATGACTGTACTGGATCATGAAGAACCCTCCAGTCGAGGAGGAGGATCAGACTGTGACCCTCTGGGTCCAGCACCAGGCCCCCAGAGGCCCCCGGCCTTCCCCTACCAGTACCCTATCCCTCACCCCTACAGCTCGCCTCCCCCACTCCACCAGCTGCCGGtctggggtgggggtgggggaggaagtCAGCCCAGTGAAG gaagtcacagcGGCGGATCAAACTACTGTGACACTCAGAAGCAGCGAGGACGCGGGGGACAATCAGAGACGAGCAAACAGGAACTGAGCTTTTTGCCTGGCAAGCAGCTGGTGGAGTCCCCCGAAGACAACGCCCGGGGACCCCCGACCTCTTGCTCTGGTCTCCACGGTAACAAAGACTCCAACGACTTCCTGCCTGCTCTGTCGCCCCGAGGTCAGCAGTCCTTCTGCCTCGCCATGGGGAACCCCGGGGACTTCTTTGTGGACGTCATGTGA
- the ap2m1b gene encoding AP-2 complex subunit mu-B isoform X2 encodes MIGGLFIYNHKGEVLISRVYRDDIGRNAVDAFRVNVIHARQQVRSPVTNIARTSFLHVKRSNIWLAAATKQNVNATMVFEFLYKMCDVMAAYFGKISEENVKNNFVLIYELLDEILDFGYPQNSETGALKTFITQQGIKSQTKEEQSQITSQVTGQIGWRREGIKYRRNELFLDVLESVNLLMSPQGQVLSAHVSGRVVMKSYLSGMPECKFGMNDKIVIDKQGKGGGSEDVAKSGKQSIAIDDCTFHQCVRLSKFDTERSISFIPPDGDYELMRYRTTKDIILPFRVIPLVREVGRTRLEVKVVIKSNFKSSLLAQKIEVRIPTPLTTSGVQLICMKGKAKYKASENAIVWKVKRMAGMKESQISAEIELLPTNDKKKWARPPISMNFEVPFAPSGLKVRYLKVFEPKLNYSDHDVIKWVRYIGRSGIYETRC; translated from the exons ATGATTGGAGGACTCTTCATTTACAACCACAAGGGCGAGGTGCTGATCTCCAGGGTTTATCGCGATGACATTGG GAGGAACGCAGTGGACGCCTTCCGGGTCAACGTGATTCACGCCCGGCAGCAGGTGCGCTCCCCCGTCACCAACATCGCCCGCACCAGCTTCCTGCACGTGAAGCGCTCCAACATCTGGCTGGCCGCCGCCACCAAGCAGAACGTCAACGCCACCATGGTGTTCGAGTTCCTCTACAAGATGTGTGACGTCATGGCCGCCTACTTCGGCAAGATCAGCGAGGAGAACGTGAAGAACAACTTCGTCCTGATCTACGAGCTGCTGGacg aGATTCTGGACTTTGGGTACCCTCAGAACTCAGAGACCGGAGCTCTGAAAACCTTCATCACTCAGCAAGGAATCAAGAGTCAG ACCAAAGAGGAGCAGTCTCAGATCACCAGTCAAGTCACCGGTCAGATCGGCTGGAGACGAGAAGGAATCAAATACAGACGCAACGAGCTCTTCCTGGACGTGTTGGAAAGCGTCAACCTGCTCATGTCTCCCCAAG GTCAGGTGCTCAGCGCCCACGTCTCCGGCCGCGTGGTGATGAAGAGTTACCTCAGCGGGATGCCCGAGTGCAAATTTGGCATGAACGACAAGATTGTCATCGACAAGCAGGGGAAAGGAGGAGGTTCAGAGGACGTGGccaagag TGGTAAACAGTCCATAGCCATTGATGACTGCACCTTCCATCAGTGTGTTCGTCTCAGCAAGTTTGACACTGAACGCAGCATCAGCTTCATCCCTCCTGATGGAGACTACGAACtcatgag GTATCGAACCACCAAAGACATCATCCTGCCGTTCAGGGTTATCCCGCTGGTCCGAGAAGTAGGGCGGACCAGACTGGAGGTCAAAGTTGTCATTAAGTCCAACTTCAAGTCGTCTCTGCTTGCTCAGAAGATCGAG GTGAGgatccccacccccctcaccaCCAGCGGGGTTCAGCTCATTTGTATGAAGGGGAAAGCAAAATACAAAGCCAGCGAGAACGCCATCGTGTGGAA GGTGAAGAGGATGGCCGGCATGAAGGAGTCTCAAATCAGTGCTGAAATCGAGCTGCTTCCCACCAACGACAAGAAGAAGTGGGCCCGCCCCCCTATCTCCATGAACTTTGAG GTGCCCTTTGCCCCCTCTGGTCTGAAGGTGAGGTACCTGAAGGTGTTTGAGCCCAAACTGAACTACAGTGATCACGACGTCATTAAATGGGTTCGTTACATCGGACGAAGTGGAATCTATGAAACCCGCTGCTGA
- the rnpepl1 gene encoding aminopeptidase RNPEPL1 isoform X2, with protein sequence MAELHQTPTSLCCCRKPLLASGPRCDGDSRPLAAPGPGTPRGPLVDVASASNFRSFRLRHLHLDLRLNFAVKEMSGWLVLDLVPAQKGVTSLVLDSHPSLLIHSIDCKDPGAGQEEPISLTYRVDPFTDYGSSLNISLPPAAVKPGRLIQITVRYTTTDGPAIWWLDSELTCGQSRPLVFTQGHSVCNRSFFPCFDTPAVKSTYTATVRVPEGVTVLMSASLSSYSTPDRVFQFSMEFPVPSYLVALVAGELQHVDVGPRSRVWAEPCLLSCAVKKLGGSVERWLGVAEELFGPYLWGRCDIVFLPPSFPIVAMENPCLTFIIASILESSEFLLIDVVHEIAHGWFGNAVTNATWEEMWLSEGLATYAQRRITTEAYGEAFTCLETAVRLDALHRQLRLLGDNNPVSKLQVKFEPGVNPSSLMNLFTYEKGFCFVSYLSELSGDVRRFDCFLRDYISEFKFQSVVAQDLIDYFLQYFPQLMDVSHREGLEFERWLNGSGPPLFEPDLSAAGALTQPVQDLCDLWRGCQSPDPQALVSFDLSAWSTFQIVLFLDRMLDQTPLPRGTRTKTFKLQRANNVLPSPGVSGWRCYLVQGLVGGGAT encoded by the exons ATGGCGGAGCTCCACCAGACGCCCACCTCGCTGTGCTGCTGCCGTAAGCCCCTTTTGGCCTCCGGGCCCCGGTGCGATGGGGACTCCCGGCCCTTGGCGGCTCCGGGACCCGGGACCCCACGGGGCCCCCTGGTGGATGTGGCCTCGGCCTCTAACTTCCGCTCCTTCCGGCTGCGACACCTCCACCTCGATCTGCGGCTCAACTTTGCCGTCAAGGAGATGAGCGGATGGCTGGTTCTGGACCTGGTCCCGGCCCAGAAGGGGGTCACCAGCCTGGTCCTGGactcccacccctccctcctcatccaCTCCATAGACTGCAAGGACCCCGGAGCCGGACAAGAGGAGCCGATCTCCCTCACCTACCGGGTGGACCCCTTCACGGACTACGGCTCCTCTCTGAACATCAgcctcccccccgccgctgtGAAGCCAGGCCGGCTGATCCAGATCACGGTCCGCTACACCACCACGGACGGCCCAGCG ATCTGGTGGCTGGACTCTGAGCTGACCTGTGGTCAGTCCCGTCCTCTGGTCTTCACTCAGGGCCACTCGGTGTGCAACCGCTCCTTCTTCCCCTGCTTCGACACGCCGGCTGTGAAGAGCACGTACACGGCCACCGTGAGG GTTCCAGAAGGAGTGACTGTTCTGATGAGTGCGTCTTTGAGCTCCTATTCTACGCCGGACCGGGTCTTCCAGTTCTCCATGGAGTTCCCTGTCCCCTCATACCTGGTGGCCCTGGTGGCCGGGGAGCTGCAGCACGTGGACGTTGGCCCGCG GAGCCGTGTGTGGGCGGAGCCTTGTCTGCTCTCGTGTGCGGTGAAGAAGCTGGGGGGCAGCGTGGAGCGCTGGCTGGGTGTAGCAGAGGAGCTGTTTGGACCCTACCTTTGGGGCAG GTGTGACATCGTGTTCctgcccccctccttccccatcgttgccatggagaacccCTGCCTCACCTTCATTATAGCCTCCATCTTGGAAAGCAGCGAGTTCCTGCTGATCGACGTTGTGCATGAGATTGCTCACGGCTGGTTCGGCAACGCCGTCACCAACGCCACGTGGGAGGAGATGTGGCTGAGTGAGGGCCTGGCCACCTACGCCCAAAGACGCATCACCACCGAGGCCTATG gtgAGGCGTTCACCTGTCTGGAGACTGCCGTACGATTGGACGCTCTACACAGACAGCTCCGTCTCCTTGGAGACAACAACCCTGTTAGTAAGCTGCAGGTCAAGTTTGagccag GAGTGAACCCCAGCTCTCTGATGAATCTCTTTACATATGAGAAAGgattctgttttgtttcttaTCTTTCTGAGCTGAGTGGAGACGTGAGACGCTTCGACTGCTTCCTCAGG GACTACATCTCAGAGTTTAAGTTTCAGAGCGTCGTGGCTCAGGACCTCATCGATTACTTCCTGCAGTACTTCCCTCAGCTGATGGACGTCTCCCACAGAGAAG gtctGGAGTTCGAGCGCTGGCTCAACGGGTCAGGACCCCCCCTGTTTGAGCCAGACTTGTCCGCGGCGGGGGCTCTGACCCAGCCCGTCCAGGACCTGTGTGACCTGTGGAGGGGCTGCCAGTCCCCCGACCCACAAGCCCTGGTGTCCTTTGACCTCTCAGCCTGGAGCACCTTTCAGATCGTCCTGTTCCTTGACCGCATGCTGGACCAGACGCCGCTGCCACGAGGTACAAGAACCAAGACATTCAAACTACAGAGGGCTAATAACgtgctacctagtccagggGTTAGTGGGTGgaggtgctacctagtccagg ggTTAGTGGGTGgaggtgctacctag